In the Neofelis nebulosa isolate mNeoNeb1 chromosome 11, mNeoNeb1.pri, whole genome shotgun sequence genome, one interval contains:
- the LOC131489592 gene encoding skin secretory protein xP2-like, with protein sequence MEAERGRARSRRRRRRRQQRQHQQRRGETDAAVEVERLALPRSSATRGFGLVALLPLGPLSRAALQDEDAEESAAGRALRAVRAAPTKGSSPAARSLCCVGAEGRFPAPFPAPPESWRLFSGLGRAGVRSGVGAAATAPAPSGAAAAAAAPGACAPAPACGSLPGAAHSRAPPHPPPPPPAHPARPQRARPTRVAAATAALPALAARAARLRGPLSSPLLSPPAAAATAAAALAPASLLRRASPPASWPIGGHRAAAVAGQIHGSRPPPPRRSTPFLLQPAGGRRREVWGFWGFCAFSI encoded by the exons ATGGAGGCGGAGAGGGGCCGAGCGAGGAgccggaggcggcggcggcggcggcagcagcggcagcaCCAACAGCGGCGCGGAGAGACG GATGCGGCGGTGGAAGTGGAGCGGCTGGCGCTCCCCAGGAGCTCCGCAACGCGAGGTTTCGGGCTCGTGGCTTTGCTTCCTCTGGGTCCCCTCTCCAGGGCCGCTCTGCAAGACGAAGATGCCGAGGAGAGCGCCGCGGGGAGGGCGCTTCGGGCCGTGCGCGCAGCGCCCACAAAGGGCAGCAGTCCCGCCGCCCGGAGCCTCTGCTGCGTGGGGGCTGAGGGCCGCTTCCCGGCCCCCTTTCCGGCCCCCCCGGAGAGTTGGAGACTGTTCTCTGGCCTCGGCCGCGCGGGGGTGAGGTCGGGGGTCGGCGCGGCCGCTACTGCCCCGGCTCCGTCCGGCGCAGCTGCCGCCGCGGCCGCCCCTGGTGCCTGCGCGCCAGCACCCGCCTGCGGGTCCTTGCCCGGCGCCGCTCACTCGCGCGcgccgccccaccccccgccgccgccgcccgcgcacCCTGCTCGGCCTCAGCGAGCGCGACCGACGCGAGTCGCAGCCGCCACCGCCGCTCTCCCCGCGCTCGCCGCACGCGCTGCCAGGCTGCGCggccctctctcttctcctctcctctccccgcccgctgccgccgccaccgccgccgccgccctcgcccccgcctccctcctccgCCGAGCTTCCCCGCCCGCGTCGTGGCCAATCGGAGGCCACCGAGCTGCGGCTGTAGCCGGCCAGATCCACGGCAGCCgtccgcccccgccccgccgaaGCACCCCGTTTCTGCTGCAGCCCGCGGGGGGTCGCCGGAGGGAAGTCTGGG